The following proteins are encoded in a genomic region of Blastococcus colisei:
- a CDS encoding alanine/glycine:cation symporter family protein: MSAAPGTVLAASFDEQVDSFFAPVSEFITSIVFFAVPLDFLGEGVELPLIVVWLVVAGFFFTIYLRGFQFRAFTHAIRLIRGHYDDPGNAGEVTHFQALATAVSGTVGLGNIAGVAVAISLGGPGATLWMIIAGLVGMCTKGVECTLGVKYRNVYPDGRVSGGPMYYLSRGLAEKGMGTLGKVLAVLFCIFTLGGAVGGGNMFQANQAFSQAQSVTGGDDGPLGGGAAGAIFGLVLALLVGAVIIGGIRSIARVTDKLVPFMAVFYVIACLTVVFANLSEVPQALWAIVSQAFTPEAGYGGIIGVLIQGFRRAAFSNEAGLGSAAIAHSAVKTDEPATEGHVAVLEPFIDTVVICTMTALAIVITGTYADESSAPGVQTTSAAFETVVSWFPIVLAVAVILFAYSTMLAWSYYGLKAATYLFGESMVVDRTWKSIFCLFVVIGASSALDAVIGFSDSMIFLMALPNILGLYLMAGVVKAELFGYRKRLANGELPTMAERRG; the protein is encoded by the coding sequence ATGAGCGCCGCACCGGGCACCGTGCTGGCCGCGTCGTTCGACGAGCAGGTCGACAGCTTCTTCGCCCCGGTCTCCGAGTTCATCACCTCGATCGTCTTCTTCGCCGTTCCACTGGACTTTCTCGGGGAGGGCGTCGAGCTGCCACTGATCGTCGTCTGGCTGGTGGTCGCGGGCTTCTTCTTCACCATCTACCTGCGCGGCTTCCAGTTCCGGGCGTTCACGCACGCCATCCGGCTCATCCGGGGCCACTACGACGACCCCGGGAATGCCGGGGAGGTCACCCACTTCCAGGCGCTGGCCACCGCGGTGTCAGGCACCGTCGGCCTGGGCAACATCGCCGGCGTCGCCGTGGCGATCTCGCTCGGCGGGCCGGGCGCGACGCTCTGGATGATCATCGCCGGGCTGGTCGGCATGTGCACCAAGGGCGTCGAGTGCACCCTCGGCGTGAAGTACCGCAACGTCTACCCCGACGGGCGGGTCTCCGGTGGGCCGATGTACTACCTCAGCCGGGGGCTGGCCGAGAAGGGCATGGGCACGCTCGGCAAGGTCCTCGCCGTCCTGTTCTGCATCTTCACCCTCGGCGGGGCCGTCGGCGGCGGCAACATGTTCCAGGCCAACCAGGCCTTCAGCCAGGCGCAGTCGGTGACCGGCGGGGACGACGGGCCGCTGGGCGGCGGTGCGGCGGGAGCGATCTTCGGCCTGGTGCTGGCCCTGCTCGTGGGTGCGGTGATCATCGGCGGCATCCGCAGCATCGCCCGGGTCACCGACAAGCTCGTGCCTTTCATGGCGGTCTTCTACGTGATCGCCTGTCTGACGGTGGTGTTCGCCAATCTCTCGGAGGTGCCCCAGGCGCTCTGGGCGATCGTCTCCCAGGCCTTCACCCCCGAGGCCGGGTACGGCGGCATCATCGGCGTGCTCATCCAGGGCTTCCGGCGGGCCGCGTTCAGCAACGAGGCCGGGCTGGGGTCCGCGGCGATCGCCCACTCCGCGGTGAAGACCGACGAGCCGGCGACCGAGGGCCATGTCGCCGTCCTCGAGCCCTTCATCGACACCGTCGTCATCTGCACCATGACCGCGCTGGCCATCGTCATCACGGGCACCTACGCGGACGAGTCGAGCGCGCCCGGCGTGCAGACCACCTCCGCGGCGTTCGAGACCGTCGTCAGCTGGTTCCCGATCGTGCTCGCCGTGGCGGTGATCCTCTTCGCCTACTCCACGATGCTGGCCTGGAGCTACTACGGGCTGAAGGCGGCGACCTACCTGTTCGGCGAGTCGATGGTGGTCGACCGCACCTGGAAGTCGATCTTCTGCCTGTTCGTCGTCATCGGCGCCTCGTCGGCGCTGGACGCGGTGATCGGGTTCTCCGACAGCATGATCTTCCTCATGGCGCTGCCCAACATCCTGGGCCTCTACCTCATGGCCGGGGTGGTCAAGGCGGAGCTCTTCGGCTACCGGAAGCGCCTGGCGAACGGTGAGCTCCCGACGATGGCCGAGCGGCGGGGCTGA
- a CDS encoding tetratricopeptide repeat protein — MTQRFEIDMHSEFLRADLFLAMGRPTEAVRILERLVEAEPANEAALEMLARSYFGSAQLAKSEDALTRLVELAPANGWARRALARTLERQSRGSEAVSHHRMADALGAK; from the coding sequence GTGACGCAGCGATTCGAGATCGACATGCACTCGGAGTTCCTGCGGGCCGACCTCTTCCTCGCCATGGGCCGGCCCACGGAGGCGGTCCGCATCCTCGAGCGCCTCGTCGAGGCCGAGCCGGCCAACGAGGCGGCGCTGGAGATGCTCGCGCGCTCCTACTTCGGATCGGCCCAGCTGGCGAAGTCCGAGGACGCGCTGACCCGGCTGGTCGAGCTGGCCCCTGCCAACGGGTGGGCACGGCGGGCGCTGGCCCGGACGCTGGAGCGGCAGAGCCGCGGCTCCGAGGCCGTCTCCCACCACCGGATGGCGGACGCGCTCGGCGCGAAGTGA
- a CDS encoding DUF4383 domain-containing protein — protein MQLRHFPHRRTTGNSEPAPTGDGAPAYDARIFIVQRIGALAVAAVILLFGLLGFAGGLDFFSTDGEPILGMSSNGLLSTISVLTAVVLVVAALRSPRVASTVMIVVGTLFLLSALANLAALRTSFNVLAFEMENVVFSVVAGLVLLLLGAYGRVSGNLPADSPYARPVPDDVDPPESFPSTPAEFAAERAMREAELAMVNHVATEDQRRRVAAMAEVHSRGDRRRVWMEFDGPSS, from the coding sequence ATGCAACTGCGCCACTTCCCCCACCGCCGGACGACGGGCAATTCCGAGCCCGCCCCGACCGGGGACGGCGCCCCGGCGTACGACGCCCGCATCTTCATCGTGCAGCGGATCGGGGCACTCGCCGTCGCCGCGGTGATCCTGCTCTTCGGCCTGCTGGGGTTCGCCGGCGGCCTGGACTTCTTCTCCACCGACGGCGAGCCGATCCTCGGGATGTCGTCGAACGGGCTCCTGTCGACGATCTCCGTGCTCACCGCGGTGGTGCTGGTCGTCGCCGCGCTGCGGAGCCCCCGCGTCGCCTCGACGGTGATGATCGTCGTCGGCACGCTGTTCCTGCTCTCCGCGCTGGCGAACCTCGCCGCCCTGCGGACGTCGTTCAACGTGCTGGCCTTCGAGATGGAGAACGTCGTCTTCTCCGTCGTCGCCGGCCTGGTGCTCCTGCTCCTGGGCGCCTACGGCCGGGTGAGCGGCAACCTGCCGGCCGACAGCCCCTACGCCCGCCCCGTTCCCGACGACGTCGACCCGCCGGAGTCCTTCCCTTCGACGCCCGCGGAGTTCGCCGCCGAGCGGGCCATGCGCGAGGCCGAGCTCGCCATGGTCAACCACGTGGCCACCGAGGACCAGCGCCGCCGGGTCGCGGCCATGGCCGAGGTGCACAGCCGGGGCGACCGCCGCCGCGTCTGGATGGAGTTCGACGGTCCGTCCTCCTGA
- a CDS encoding glucose-1-phosphate adenylyltransferase family protein — protein sequence MALPRILVLVLAGGAGGRLELLTERRAKPAVPFAGVYRLLDFPLSNCQHSAIADVWVSVQHHPMSLSDHLANGRPWDLDRIFGGLMMLPPFQGTERGGWVSGTANLLWRQADLIRQYDADALVVVSSDAVYKLDYREVVESHLGSGAEVTMVTTEVAADDAPRYGIVQVDGERVTDYAYKPDEPATTTATNEVFVFTPGATLDRLDALDDELGEEELQDLGSHLLPAQTRDGQARAYPLQGYWRDVGTVPAYWQAHRDFLAAEPPIDLDDPAWPLHTRGGRHSAARILPGAVVDESLVSGGTRVGGEVSGSVLSPGVVVEKGATVVDSVLLPGVHVRAGARVVRAVLDDAVEVGERAVVGGDGDVTLVGRRARVDAGSELAAGARLPDPEDD from the coding sequence ATGGCCCTTCCCCGGATCCTCGTCCTCGTGCTGGCCGGCGGCGCGGGAGGGCGGCTCGAGCTGCTCACCGAGCGACGCGCGAAGCCCGCCGTCCCCTTCGCCGGTGTGTACCGGCTCCTCGACTTTCCGCTCAGCAACTGCCAGCACTCCGCCATCGCCGACGTCTGGGTGTCGGTGCAGCACCACCCGATGTCGCTGTCGGACCACCTCGCCAACGGCCGTCCGTGGGACCTCGACCGCATCTTCGGCGGGCTGATGATGCTGCCGCCGTTCCAGGGCACCGAGCGCGGCGGCTGGGTGAGCGGCACGGCCAACCTGCTGTGGCGGCAGGCGGACCTGATCCGTCAGTACGACGCCGACGCGCTCGTCGTCGTCAGCTCCGACGCCGTCTACAAGCTCGACTACCGGGAGGTGGTGGAGTCCCACCTCGGCTCCGGCGCGGAGGTGACGATGGTGACCACCGAGGTCGCCGCCGACGACGCCCCTCGGTACGGGATCGTGCAGGTCGACGGCGAGCGGGTGACCGACTACGCGTACAAGCCGGACGAGCCGGCGACGACGACGGCGACGAACGAGGTCTTCGTCTTCACCCCGGGCGCCACGCTCGACCGGCTCGACGCGCTCGACGACGAGCTGGGGGAGGAGGAGCTCCAGGATCTCGGCAGCCACCTGCTGCCCGCCCAGACCCGTGACGGCCAGGCCCGGGCGTACCCGCTCCAGGGGTACTGGCGGGACGTCGGCACCGTGCCGGCGTACTGGCAGGCCCACCGTGACTTCCTCGCCGCGGAACCGCCGATCGACCTGGACGACCCGGCCTGGCCGCTGCACACCCGTGGCGGCCGGCACAGCGCGGCGCGCATCCTGCCCGGCGCGGTGGTCGACGAGAGCCTGGTCTCCGGAGGGACCCGTGTCGGGGGCGAGGTCAGTGGGTCGGTGCTCTCGCCCGGCGTGGTGGTGGAGAAGGGGGCGACCGTCGTGGACTCGGTGCTCCTGCCCGGCGTCCACGTGCGGGCCGGCGCCCGGGTGGTCCGCGCGGTCCTCGACGACGCGGTGGAGGTGGGGGAGCGGGCGGTGGTCGGTGGGGACGGCGACGTCACGCTGGTCGGGCGGCGGGCGCGGGTCGATGCCGGCAGCGAGCTGGCCGCCGGAGCCCGGTTGCCCGATCCCGAGGACGACTGA
- a CDS encoding MFS transporter: MPVSRRLPRAAAFWSVAVFLVLMLAASGVPSPLYRVYQERFGFSAGVLTTVFGIYCFALLASLLVVGALSDHVGRRPVLVAAFVLEAAAMALFLFADGVGWLLTARVVQGLATGALTSTLGASLLDLQHRDRPLGAFINSASPGLGLSIGAAGAGLLVQFVPSPTDWVFGVLTVVFLLAAVGTVLLPESSPRLPGALASLRPRVHVPPVHRRAFVVALPILVACWALGGLYASLGPSLVADVFAIDNHLVGGLLILALNGTGIAGSVALRTSPPERALLVGALVFTVGVAGTIGALFATSAPLLFTAAVVTGFGFGAAFLGAVATITHGVAPGSRAGLLASVFVVGYLAFSLPAIAAGIAVEEFGLTRTTEVYGAVVVLLALLAVAGLLRARRSVGTLAPVERAEVFSDARSPAQLPG; this comes from the coding sequence GTGCCCGTCTCCCGCCGTCTGCCGCGGGCCGCCGCCTTCTGGTCGGTGGCCGTCTTCCTGGTGCTGATGCTGGCCGCGTCGGGCGTGCCCTCCCCGCTGTACCGGGTGTACCAGGAGCGCTTCGGGTTCAGCGCCGGCGTGCTGACGACTGTCTTCGGCATCTACTGCTTCGCCCTGCTCGCCTCGCTGCTGGTGGTCGGCGCGCTGTCCGACCATGTCGGACGGCGCCCCGTGCTCGTCGCCGCCTTCGTGCTCGAGGCCGCCGCGATGGCCCTGTTCCTGTTCGCCGACGGCGTCGGCTGGCTCCTGACCGCGCGGGTCGTCCAGGGTCTGGCGACCGGTGCGCTCACCAGCACGCTCGGGGCGTCCCTGCTCGACCTGCAGCACCGCGACCGGCCGCTGGGGGCGTTCATCAACAGCGCCTCCCCCGGGCTGGGCCTCTCGATCGGCGCGGCCGGCGCGGGTCTGCTCGTCCAGTTCGTCCCCTCGCCGACCGACTGGGTGTTCGGCGTCCTGACGGTGGTGTTCCTGCTGGCCGCCGTCGGCACGGTCCTGCTGCCGGAGAGCTCGCCGCGGCTGCCCGGGGCGCTGGCCTCCCTGCGCCCGCGGGTCCACGTCCCGCCCGTGCACCGCCGCGCGTTCGTCGTCGCCCTGCCGATCCTGGTCGCGTGCTGGGCGCTGGGCGGCCTCTACGCCTCGCTCGGCCCGTCGCTGGTCGCCGACGTCTTCGCCATCGACAACCACCTGGTCGGGGGGCTGCTCATCCTGGCGCTCAACGGCACCGGCATCGCCGGCTCCGTCGCGCTGCGCACCTCGCCACCGGAGCGGGCGCTGCTGGTGGGCGCGCTGGTCTTCACCGTCGGGGTCGCCGGCACCATCGGCGCGCTGTTCGCCACGTCGGCCCCGCTGCTGTTCACCGCGGCGGTCGTCACCGGGTTCGGCTTCGGGGCCGCGTTCCTCGGCGCCGTTGCCACCATCACCCACGGCGTCGCGCCGGGTTCCCGGGCCGGGCTGCTGGCCAGCGTCTTCGTCGTCGGCTATCTGGCGTTCAGCCTCCCGGCGATCGCGGCGGGCATCGCCGTCGAGGAGTTCGGCCTGACCCGGACGACCGAGGTCTACGGCGCCGTCGTCGTCCTCCTCGCGCTGCTGGCCGTGGCCGGCCTGCTGCGGGCCCGCCGGAGCGTCGGCACGCTCGCCCCCGTCGAGCGTGCCGAGGTCTTCTCCGACGCCAGGAGTCCGGCTCAGCTCCCCGGGTAG
- a CDS encoding flavodoxin family protein has product MTESTALRALALVCSLKPSPAPSSSDLMARQVLEELGKHGVTGDVVRVVDHDVKPGVEVDMGEGDAWPAIREQMMAADILIVSTPTWVGHMSSVAQRVLERLDGELSETDDSGRPLLAGKVAVAAVVGNEDGAHKIIADLFQGLDDIGFTIPSQGGTYWNDHAMGGTDYMELDETPEAVASTTATLAANAAHLARALKASPYPGS; this is encoded by the coding sequence ATGACCGAATCGACAGCGCTCCGTGCCCTTGCCCTCGTCTGCAGCCTCAAGCCCTCGCCCGCGCCGTCCAGCAGTGACCTCATGGCCCGTCAGGTGCTGGAGGAGCTCGGCAAGCACGGCGTGACCGGCGACGTCGTCCGCGTCGTGGACCACGACGTGAAGCCCGGCGTCGAGGTGGACATGGGCGAGGGTGACGCCTGGCCGGCGATCCGCGAGCAGATGATGGCCGCCGACATCCTGATCGTCTCGACGCCGACCTGGGTCGGGCACATGAGCAGCGTCGCCCAGCGGGTGCTGGAGCGCCTGGACGGCGAACTGTCGGAGACCGACGATTCCGGGCGCCCGCTGCTCGCCGGCAAGGTCGCCGTGGCCGCCGTCGTCGGCAACGAGGACGGCGCGCACAAGATCATCGCCGATCTGTTCCAGGGCCTCGACGACATCGGGTTCACCATCCCGTCGCAGGGCGGCACCTACTGGAACGACCACGCCATGGGCGGTACCGACTACATGGAGCTCGACGAGACGCCGGAGGCGGTCGCCTCCACCACCGCCACCCTCGCGGCGAACGCCGCCCATCTCGCCCGGGCGCTGAAGGCGAGCCCCTACCCGGGGAGCTGA
- the def gene encoding peptide deformylase, which produces MRLPGRYDGVARPIVTYGSNPVLHRPCAPVTEFDRDLRHLLLDMFASMEAADGVGLAANQIGVDARVFVIDCPDADGGDVVGYVVNPTLTILEPVGDEPAEEVTEEGCLSVPGPYADLPRAFRARVDGVDVKGEPLSIEATGMAARCLQHEVDHLNGTVYVDLLPSDHRERLLAEAAGPGGDLPA; this is translated from the coding sequence ATGCGCCTGCCCGGCCGTTACGACGGCGTCGCCCGGCCGATCGTCACCTACGGCAGCAACCCGGTCCTGCACCGGCCGTGCGCCCCGGTGACCGAGTTCGACCGCGACCTCCGGCACCTGCTCCTGGACATGTTCGCCAGCATGGAGGCGGCCGACGGGGTGGGGCTGGCCGCCAACCAGATCGGCGTCGACGCCCGGGTCTTCGTCATCGACTGCCCCGACGCCGACGGTGGCGACGTCGTCGGTTACGTGGTCAACCCGACGCTGACGATCCTCGAACCGGTGGGCGACGAGCCGGCCGAGGAGGTGACCGAGGAGGGCTGCCTCTCCGTCCCCGGTCCCTACGCCGACCTCCCCCGCGCCTTCCGCGCCCGCGTGGACGGCGTCGACGTGAAGGGCGAGCCGCTGTCGATCGAGGCGACGGGCATGGCGGCGCGCTGCCTCCAGCACGAGGTGGACCACCTGAACGGCACCGTGTACGTCGACCTGCTGCCCTCGGATCACCGTGAGCGGCTGCTCGCCGAGGCCGCGGGGCCGGGCGGTGACCTGCCGGCATGA
- a CDS encoding cobalamin biosynthesis protein, giving the protein MTVPTAVGLALGAAADLLLADPRRHHPVAGFGTVALAMERRTWRDSRAAGAGHVLVLAGAAAALGTTADRLVRGRPVTATLLTAAATWTVLGGTSLGRAATAMHSALAAGDLPAARAALPALAGRDPSGLGEAELARATVESVAENTSDAAVAPLFWGAVAGAPGLLAYRAVNTLDAMIGHRSPRYERFGWAAARLDDVANWLPARITAALTVACAPVAGGSARGGLRVWLRDGAAHPSPNSGRCEAATAGALGLRLGGRNVYGSRVEVRPPLGDGRIPAADDIRRAVRLSRAVWTAAAILASAGRLARARRR; this is encoded by the coding sequence GTGACCGTCCCGACCGCCGTCGGGCTGGCCCTCGGCGCCGCCGCGGACCTGCTCCTGGCCGACCCACGGCGGCATCATCCGGTGGCCGGCTTCGGAACAGTGGCACTGGCGATGGAGCGGCGGACCTGGCGCGACTCCCGCGCGGCCGGGGCCGGGCACGTCCTCGTGCTCGCCGGTGCCGCCGCCGCCCTGGGGACGACCGCGGACAGGCTCGTGCGGGGACGACCGGTGACCGCCACCCTCCTGACCGCCGCAGCCACCTGGACGGTCCTCGGCGGCACCTCCCTCGGCCGGGCCGCGACGGCGATGCACTCCGCCCTCGCCGCCGGTGACCTCCCGGCCGCGCGGGCAGCGCTGCCCGCGCTCGCCGGCCGGGACCCCTCAGGGCTCGGGGAGGCGGAGCTGGCCCGGGCCACCGTGGAGTCGGTCGCGGAGAACACCTCCGACGCCGCCGTCGCGCCCCTGTTCTGGGGCGCGGTGGCAGGCGCGCCCGGGCTGCTGGCCTATCGGGCGGTCAACACCCTCGACGCGATGATCGGCCACCGCTCGCCGCGCTACGAACGTTTCGGCTGGGCCGCCGCCCGGCTGGACGACGTCGCCAACTGGCTGCCCGCGCGGATCACCGCCGCTCTGACGGTGGCCTGCGCCCCGGTGGCCGGCGGCTCCGCCCGCGGCGGGCTGCGCGTCTGGCTCCGGGACGGGGCGGCGCACCCCAGCCCGAACTCCGGCCGCTGCGAGGCGGCGACCGCCGGCGCGCTGGGGCTGCGACTCGGCGGCCGCAACGTCTACGGCAGCCGGGTGGAGGTGCGCCCTCCGCTCGGGGACGGGCGAATCCCGGCCGCGGACGACATCCGCCGGGCCGTACGGCTCTCCCGCGCGGTGTGGACCGCCGCGGCGATCCTGGCGAGCGCCGGCCGGCTGGCCCGCGCCCGCCGCCGCTGA
- a CDS encoding PLP-dependent aminotransferase family protein, which yields MPPGADQSTAHGLATLIGPVPGLPGPLYAGLARRIRDLVASGSLPVGHRLPAERELAAACDVSRVTVASAYRVLRDEGFASTRHGSGTVTELPEAVSRWGPPSSSPGVLDLAHAAPEAAPQLAAAYAEALTALPAHLSEHGYAPNGLPQLRAAIADRFTARGLPTEPDQVVVTAGVGDATATVLETLLQPGDRVLVEHPTYPGVLGMVSAAGGRCTPVPVDPADPDGLIRAARLAARQSSPRLAFVIPDFSNPTGARLSATGRRRLAATLWQQGVLTVVDEVAAELHLDGAGLPPFAAGLPDAATVTVGGLSKAVWGGLRVGWLRTDAALAAQLGATLVRRQLSVGMLDQLAATVLFGQFDAVLDQRRAQLRERRDALVSAIGGLLPDWEVSSPAGGLSVWCRLPAGISSAALAAAAAPLGLLLAEGRAFGTGHAFDDHLRLPFTRPADELRRAVEVLARVQAGLRSGAVIGAPARPLAVV from the coding sequence ATGCCACCGGGCGCCGACCAGTCCACCGCCCACGGACTGGCCACCCTGATCGGGCCGGTGCCGGGGTTGCCCGGACCTCTCTATGCCGGGCTGGCCCGGCGCATCCGCGACCTCGTGGCCTCCGGCTCGCTGCCGGTGGGCCACCGGCTGCCCGCCGAGCGGGAACTGGCCGCCGCGTGCGACGTGAGCCGGGTGACGGTCGCGTCGGCCTACCGGGTCCTCCGGGACGAGGGTTTCGCCAGCACGCGGCACGGCTCGGGCACGGTCACCGAGCTGCCGGAGGCCGTCTCCCGCTGGGGTCCGCCGAGCAGCTCTCCGGGGGTGCTGGACCTGGCCCACGCAGCGCCGGAGGCGGCTCCGCAACTGGCGGCCGCCTACGCAGAGGCGCTCACCGCCCTTCCCGCGCACCTGTCCGAGCACGGTTACGCCCCGAACGGCCTGCCGCAGCTGCGCGCGGCGATCGCCGACCGGTTCACCGCCCGCGGTCTGCCCACCGAACCCGACCAGGTGGTGGTCACCGCCGGCGTCGGCGACGCCACCGCCACCGTCCTCGAGACGCTGCTCCAGCCGGGCGACCGGGTGCTGGTCGAGCACCCCACCTATCCCGGCGTCCTCGGCATGGTGTCCGCCGCGGGGGGCCGGTGCACGCCGGTGCCGGTCGACCCCGCCGACCCCGACGGCCTCATCCGCGCGGCGCGCCTGGCCGCCCGGCAGAGCAGCCCCCGGCTGGCGTTCGTGATCCCGGACTTCTCCAACCCCACCGGTGCCCGCCTGTCGGCGACCGGGCGCCGCCGGCTGGCCGCCACCCTGTGGCAGCAGGGTGTCCTGACCGTCGTCGACGAGGTCGCCGCCGAGCTGCACCTGGACGGCGCCGGGCTGCCCCCCTTCGCCGCCGGGCTGCCGGACGCCGCGACGGTCACCGTCGGGGGCCTGTCGAAAGCGGTCTGGGGCGGGCTCCGGGTCGGCTGGTTGCGCACCGACGCGGCGCTGGCCGCCCAGCTCGGCGCCACCCTGGTCCGCCGGCAGCTGTCGGTCGGCATGCTCGACCAGTTGGCCGCGACCGTCCTGTTCGGACAGTTCGACGCGGTCCTCGACCAGCGGCGGGCACAGCTCCGCGAGCGCCGGGACGCGCTGGTGAGTGCGATCGGCGGCCTGCTGCCCGACTGGGAGGTGTCCTCCCCCGCCGGCGGGCTGTCCGTCTGGTGCCGGCTCCCGGCCGGGATCAGCTCCGCCGCCCTGGCCGCCGCGGCGGCTCCGCTGGGGCTCCTGCTCGCCGAGGGCCGCGCCTTCGGCACCGGGCACGCCTTCGACGACCATCTGCGGCTGCCCTTCACCCGCCCGGCCGACGAGCTGCGCCGAGCGGTCGAGGTGCTCGCCCGGGTGCAAGCGGGATTGCGCTCCGGCGCGGTGATCGGCGCCCCCGCGCGGCCGCTCGCCGTCGTCTGA